One Myxococcus xanthus genomic window carries:
- a CDS encoding DUF4142 domain-containing protein — protein MRITRAMLGVAMVGTAVMFAGCGESSANENTLGPQQAAAGHPVTLTDGQILGVLLVANAGEVMLGQVGQAQATDPTARDFNARMVTMHSEVIQRLEQLATAQGIAPAESPVSQHLEQTVQKTVDMVSATQAPAFDVSVMDAQVAAHAGTALLGDSLLAMQVQNPALKDELMAIRKTVQAHLQEASNIQTTLYNAKQP, from the coding sequence ATGCGAATCACACGAGCGATGTTGGGTGTGGCGATGGTGGGGACGGCCGTGATGTTCGCCGGCTGTGGAGAGAGCAGCGCCAACGAGAACACGCTGGGGCCCCAGCAGGCGGCCGCGGGCCATCCAGTGACGCTCACGGACGGCCAGATTCTGGGTGTGCTCCTGGTGGCCAACGCGGGCGAGGTGATGCTGGGCCAGGTGGGCCAGGCGCAGGCCACCGACCCGACGGCACGTGACTTCAACGCACGCATGGTCACCATGCACTCAGAGGTCATCCAGCGCCTGGAGCAGCTGGCCACGGCCCAGGGTATCGCGCCCGCGGAGAGCCCGGTGTCGCAGCACCTCGAGCAGACGGTGCAGAAGACCGTCGACATGGTGAGCGCCACGCAGGCCCCTGCCTTCGACGTGTCGGTGATGGATGCGCAGGTCGCCGCCCACGCCGGTACCGCCCTGCTGGGGGATTCTCTGCTCGCGATGCAAGTGCAGAACCCGGCGCTCAAGGATGAACTGATGGCGATTCGGAAGACGGTCCAGGCCCACCTCCAGGAGGCCTCGAACATCCAGACCACCCTCTACAACGCGAAGCAGCCGTAG
- a CDS encoding bifunctional acetate--CoA ligase family protein/GNAT family N-acetyltransferase, which yields MTEAMDTRAPGTSKTDPSYNVLHQQRTRLPLDVLFAPRSVAVVGATERPGSVGRTVLWNLISNPFGGTVYPINPKRPNVLGIKAWPSLGALPERVDLAIVVTPARAVPGVIQECAELGIRGAIILSAGFKEIGAEGERLEQEILRLAQAAQVRIIGPNCLGVMRPPSGFNATFAGAMARPGNVAFISQSGALLTSILDWSLREAVGFSAFVSVGSMLDVGWGDLIDFLADDPMTRSILLYMESIGDARAFLSAAREVALTKPIIVIKAGRTAQAAQAAASHTGSLTGSDEVLSAAFRRTGVLRVDSIADLFYMAETLARQPRPAGRRLTVLTNAGGPGVLATDALVSGGGELATLSASTFQALDAFLPTQWSHSNPVDILGDADPERFAKALEVTGQDEGSDGLLVILTPQDMTEPTQTADRLKPYAKLHGKPVLASWMGGSEVAAGERILNDAGIPTFGYPDTAARIFNYMWRYTYNLAGLYETPALAQAVSSARDEVRQWVESARAEGRTLLTEYESKKLLAAYGIPTVETRLAVTEDAAVAEAAALGFPVVVKLHSLTVTHKTDVGGVRLNLPDAESVRAAFRDIRTRLEALGQGRAFDGVTVQPMVRLDGYELILGSSVDAQFGPVLLFGAGGTLVEVFRDRALGLPPLNTTLARRMMEQTRIYEALKGVRGRPPVDLKALEQLMVRFSQLVAEQRFVKEVDINPLLASPERLLALDARVVLHPASVTEAELPKLAIEPYPDQYVAPYRLRSGEEILLRPIRPEDEPKMAEFHRTLSEQTVFLRYAGLMQLSTRVAHARLSRICFNDYAREMALVAERKDGELLGVGRLTRLRGTRDAEFAILISDPVQRQGLGAEMLKRLVDVGRDWGMERIVADILAGNRAMQTISRKLGFSILQHEELSPDMVKAVKVL from the coding sequence ATGACGGAGGCCATGGACACGCGCGCCCCTGGTACCTCGAAGACGGACCCGTCCTACAACGTGCTCCACCAGCAGCGGACGCGGCTGCCGCTGGACGTCCTCTTCGCGCCGCGCAGCGTGGCCGTCGTCGGGGCCACCGAGCGGCCGGGCAGCGTGGGGCGCACCGTGTTGTGGAACCTCATCAGCAACCCCTTTGGCGGCACCGTCTACCCCATCAACCCGAAGCGGCCCAACGTGCTGGGCATCAAGGCATGGCCGTCCCTGGGGGCCTTGCCGGAGCGGGTGGACCTGGCCATCGTCGTCACGCCCGCGCGAGCGGTGCCCGGCGTCATCCAGGAGTGCGCGGAGCTGGGCATCCGCGGCGCCATCATCCTCTCCGCGGGCTTCAAGGAGATTGGGGCGGAGGGGGAGCGCCTGGAGCAGGAGATCCTCCGCCTCGCGCAGGCGGCCCAGGTGCGCATCATCGGTCCCAACTGCCTGGGGGTGATGCGCCCGCCCAGCGGCTTCAACGCGACGTTCGCCGGCGCCATGGCCCGGCCGGGCAACGTGGCCTTCATCAGTCAGAGCGGCGCGCTGCTGACCTCCATCCTGGACTGGAGCCTGCGCGAGGCGGTGGGCTTCAGCGCCTTCGTGTCGGTGGGCTCGATGCTGGACGTGGGCTGGGGCGACCTCATCGACTTCCTGGCCGACGACCCGATGACGCGCTCCATCCTGCTGTACATGGAGTCCATTGGCGACGCGCGGGCCTTCCTCTCCGCGGCGCGCGAGGTGGCGCTCACCAAGCCCATCATCGTCATCAAGGCTGGCCGCACGGCGCAGGCCGCGCAGGCGGCGGCGTCTCACACGGGCTCGCTGACGGGCAGTGACGAGGTGCTCAGCGCCGCCTTCCGCCGCACCGGCGTGCTGCGCGTGGATTCCATCGCCGACCTCTTCTACATGGCGGAGACGCTGGCCCGGCAGCCGCGCCCCGCGGGCCGGCGCCTCACGGTGCTCACCAACGCGGGCGGCCCTGGGGTGCTGGCCACGGACGCGCTGGTGTCGGGGGGCGGCGAGCTGGCCACGCTCAGCGCGTCCACGTTCCAGGCCCTGGACGCCTTCCTGCCGACGCAGTGGAGCCACAGCAACCCGGTGGACATCCTGGGCGACGCGGACCCGGAGCGCTTCGCGAAGGCGCTGGAAGTCACCGGCCAGGACGAAGGCAGTGACGGGCTGCTCGTCATCCTCACGCCGCAGGACATGACGGAGCCCACGCAGACGGCGGACCGTCTCAAGCCCTACGCGAAGCTGCATGGCAAGCCGGTGCTGGCCAGTTGGATGGGCGGCTCGGAGGTCGCGGCCGGGGAGCGCATCCTCAACGATGCGGGCATCCCCACCTTCGGCTATCCGGACACGGCGGCGCGCATCTTCAATTACATGTGGCGCTACACGTACAACCTGGCGGGCCTGTATGAGACGCCCGCGTTGGCGCAGGCGGTGAGCAGCGCCCGGGACGAGGTGCGCCAGTGGGTGGAGTCAGCGCGCGCGGAAGGGCGGACGCTGCTGACGGAGTACGAGTCCAAGAAGCTGCTCGCCGCGTATGGCATCCCCACCGTGGAGACGCGGCTGGCGGTGACGGAGGACGCCGCGGTGGCGGAGGCCGCGGCCCTGGGCTTCCCGGTGGTGGTGAAGCTCCACTCGCTCACGGTGACGCACAAGACCGACGTGGGCGGCGTGCGGCTGAACCTTCCGGATGCGGAGTCCGTGCGCGCCGCCTTCCGGGACATCCGGACGCGGCTGGAGGCGCTGGGGCAGGGGCGCGCGTTCGACGGTGTCACCGTGCAGCCCATGGTGCGGCTGGATGGCTATGAACTCATCCTGGGCAGCAGCGTGGACGCGCAGTTCGGTCCGGTGCTGCTCTTCGGCGCGGGCGGGACGTTGGTGGAGGTGTTCAGGGACCGGGCGCTGGGCCTGCCGCCGCTGAACACCACGCTGGCGCGGCGGATGATGGAGCAGACGCGCATTTACGAGGCATTGAAGGGCGTCCGGGGCCGCCCACCCGTAGACCTGAAGGCGCTGGAGCAACTCATGGTGCGCTTCAGCCAGTTGGTGGCGGAGCAGCGCTTCGTGAAGGAGGTGGACATCAACCCGCTGCTGGCCTCGCCCGAGCGGCTGCTGGCCTTGGACGCGCGCGTGGTGCTGCACCCGGCCTCGGTGACGGAGGCAGAGCTGCCGAAGCTGGCCATCGAGCCGTACCCGGACCAGTACGTGGCGCCCTACCGGTTGCGCAGCGGCGAGGAGATTCTGCTGCGGCCCATCCGCCCGGAGGACGAGCCGAAGATGGCGGAGTTCCACCGCACGTTGTCGGAGCAGACGGTGTTCCTGCGCTACGCGGGGTTGATGCAGTTGAGCACGCGCGTGGCGCACGCGCGGCTGTCCCGCATCTGCTTCAACGACTACGCGCGGGAGATGGCGCTGGTGGCGGAGCGCAAGGACGGAGAGCTGCTCGGCGTGGGCAGGCTCACGCGGCTGCGAGGCACGCGCGACGCGGAATTCGCCATCCTCATCAGCGACCCGGTGCAGCGGCAGGGGCTGGGCGCGGAGATGCTGAAGCGGCTGGTGGACGTCGGCCGGGACTGGGGCATGGAGCGCATCGTCGCGGACATCCTCGCGGGCAACCGCGCCATGCAGACCATCAGCCGGAAGCTGGGCTTCTCCATCCTCCAGCACGAGGAGCTGTCGCCGGACATGGTCAAGGCCGTGAAGGTGCTGTGA
- a CDS encoding DUF2378 family protein — MTPSEKLVFNQTVEALFVRALENRLTPACREHLRRAGLELDQKLERAYTLEQWKEFLRIAAGHVYGGVPAEAAYYSLGERFMDAYFGTFFGRALLGVVRLAGPRRMLLRAGMGFRAGNNFSVVEIVERSPTSVELRMNDVLADLPTFSAGLLARAVELCGGGRVVSIPEEFDGTAATFHIRWSEAPAEAALTATDDDSGASRPRA; from the coding sequence ATGACTCCTTCCGAGAAGCTTGTTTTCAACCAGACCGTCGAGGCGCTCTTCGTGCGCGCCCTCGAGAACCGCCTCACTCCGGCGTGCCGTGAGCACCTGCGCCGGGCGGGGTTGGAGCTCGACCAGAAGTTGGAGCGGGCCTACACCCTGGAGCAGTGGAAGGAGTTCCTCCGAATCGCCGCCGGCCACGTCTACGGCGGCGTCCCCGCCGAGGCGGCCTACTACTCGCTGGGCGAGCGGTTCATGGACGCGTACTTCGGCACCTTCTTCGGCCGGGCCCTGCTGGGCGTCGTCCGGCTGGCCGGGCCCCGGCGGATGCTGCTTCGCGCGGGCATGGGTTTTCGCGCCGGCAACAACTTCAGTGTGGTCGAAATCGTCGAGCGGAGCCCCACTTCGGTGGAGCTGCGGATGAATGACGTGCTGGCGGACCTGCCCACCTTCTCCGCGGGCCTGCTGGCGCGCGCGGTGGAGCTGTGCGGTGGGGGGCGGGTGGTCAGCATCCCCGAGGAGTTCGACGGCACCGCAGCCACCTTCCACATCCGCTGGTCCGAGGCCCCAGCCGAGGCCGCCCTCACCGCCACGGATGACGACTCGGGCGCGTCCCGGCCTCGCGCGTAG
- a CDS encoding DUF3014 domain-containing protein — translation MSNPEVVTKTQRRMHWGVGVAALVMLFAGVGTWLVLRQSATELPHPSMAVIPKPSHPGLAPRAEPPLPSSAEMDALLRTRLARASLMPEFATWLKEQDLLRRFVTVVGNVAQGDSPREAVSFLAPAGTFEARRKAGKLVIEKQSYARYDVIGKVVGSLDMGVLVSTYREVRHLAERLHMETARPGSTFDATLHLAFEQVLAVPVIDGDIEVVPKGAMFVYADPKLEGLTAAQKHLLRMGPQNLRRIQGTVREASQQLTQQASRR, via the coding sequence ATGAGCAACCCTGAAGTGGTGACGAAGACCCAGCGCCGGATGCACTGGGGCGTGGGCGTGGCGGCGCTGGTGATGCTGTTCGCGGGCGTGGGCACGTGGCTGGTGCTGCGCCAGTCGGCGACGGAGCTGCCGCATCCCTCCATGGCGGTCATCCCCAAGCCGTCCCACCCCGGATTGGCGCCGCGCGCGGAGCCGCCGCTGCCCTCCTCCGCGGAGATGGACGCGCTGCTGCGCACACGGCTCGCCCGGGCGTCGCTCATGCCGGAGTTCGCCACGTGGCTGAAGGAGCAGGACCTGCTGCGCCGCTTCGTCACCGTCGTGGGCAACGTGGCCCAGGGTGACAGCCCCCGCGAGGCGGTGAGCTTCCTCGCTCCGGCCGGCACCTTCGAGGCACGCCGCAAGGCCGGCAAGCTCGTCATCGAAAAGCAGAGCTACGCGCGCTACGACGTCATCGGCAAGGTGGTGGGCTCGCTCGACATGGGTGTGCTGGTGTCCACCTACCGCGAGGTGCGTCACCTGGCCGAGCGCCTCCACATGGAGACGGCTCGCCCCGGAAGCACCTTCGACGCCACGCTCCACCTCGCCTTCGAGCAGGTGCTCGCCGTCCCTGTCATCGACGGTGACATCGAGGTGGTCCCCAAGGGCGCGATGTTCGTCTACGCCGACCCGAAGCTCGAAGGGCTGACGGCCGCGCAGAAGCACCTGCTGCGGATGGGGCCGCAGAACCTCCGCCGCATCCAGGGCACGGTGCGCGAGGCGTCCCAGCAGCTCACCCAGCAGGCGTCCCGCCGCTGA
- a CDS encoding two-component system sensor histidine kinase NtrB, with protein sequence MRLPVLPVLLLCLMLSGVIAGVLHFMQRDRQALVDQMARERQAQLLEAVRGVSAALESAEEDLRFAGELLAQPGTAEEHRREMRALLEAVGQYKAILVFGTDGQERLRLVDRRSAAAMTHQFTAEDLALTVAQARSHPPGHVISSPPLPRAQSGWLRAFATALPEDAQDSGGVVVVLVDAEPRFAPLKLLASDSETQLLVLGVHGTPTALTHPNLADRYRRLDTDGHQTPGLAALARALRAGESGTRIIERKEAARLGLGDSEVVATFSPVRFKNGAAWPVATLASTRVLRIHERGLVLRLSLAAVLVSGFLIAFGVYVVLARSRAEALRDSQLHAQRLAHLHDKTQKILDNIPTGVLALSSTRHISAANRALSARMPADVVGQPLTAAFPQAQAPVIQRLEDLVHAATSDGRVRSLHGEPLCLFEEPGQYNVHAVPLEPNTPEVHTLVVIEDLSSLRALEGQLLRAEKLATVGVLAAGIAHEIGTPLGIVRGRAEYVQEKLGREHPQAAGLGTIVGQIDRVSRTLRQLLDFSRLRPADAQTVPLEPLVHSVRELLWMEAERRRLKLEVTVASPVPAVAADPDQFQQVLINLVLNACDACGAGGRVRLSASMDTGDTPGAWGMVRVDVEDNGCGIAPRHVHQVFDPFFTTKKRGQGTGLGLTMVAHIVRNHGGRIELDSAPERGTRVTVRWPAAAPAGEERHVV encoded by the coding sequence ATGCGCCTGCCTGTCCTCCCCGTGCTGCTGCTGTGTCTGATGCTCTCTGGCGTCATCGCGGGCGTCCTGCACTTCATGCAGCGCGACCGGCAAGCGCTGGTGGACCAGATGGCCCGCGAGCGACAGGCGCAGCTCCTGGAGGCCGTGCGCGGCGTCTCCGCCGCCCTGGAGAGCGCGGAGGAGGACCTGCGCTTCGCGGGCGAGCTGCTGGCCCAGCCGGGCACCGCCGAGGAGCACCGGCGCGAGATGCGCGCCCTGCTGGAGGCGGTGGGTCAGTACAAGGCCATCCTCGTCTTCGGCACGGATGGACAGGAACGGCTCCGACTGGTGGACCGGCGCAGCGCGGCGGCGATGACGCACCAGTTCACCGCGGAGGACCTGGCCCTCACCGTGGCGCAGGCCCGCAGTCATCCGCCGGGCCACGTCATCTCATCCCCGCCCCTTCCCCGGGCCCAATCGGGCTGGCTGCGCGCCTTCGCCACCGCGTTGCCGGAGGACGCGCAGGACAGCGGCGGCGTCGTCGTGGTGCTGGTGGACGCCGAGCCGCGCTTCGCCCCGCTGAAGCTGCTCGCGTCGGACTCGGAGACGCAACTTCTGGTGCTGGGAGTCCATGGAACGCCGACGGCGTTGACCCACCCGAACCTGGCGGACAGGTACCGGCGGTTGGACACCGACGGCCACCAGACGCCCGGCCTCGCGGCGCTGGCGCGGGCGCTTCGCGCGGGTGAGTCGGGCACGCGCATCATCGAGCGCAAGGAGGCCGCCCGGCTCGGCCTGGGCGACTCGGAGGTGGTGGCCACCTTCAGCCCGGTGCGGTTCAAGAATGGCGCGGCATGGCCGGTGGCGACGCTCGCGTCGACGCGCGTGCTCCGGATCCATGAGCGCGGCCTGGTGCTGCGCCTGTCGCTGGCGGCGGTGCTCGTCTCCGGGTTCCTCATCGCCTTCGGAGTGTACGTGGTGCTCGCGCGCAGCCGGGCGGAAGCCCTGCGGGACAGCCAGCTCCATGCGCAGCGGCTGGCGCACCTGCACGACAAGACGCAGAAGATTCTCGACAACATCCCCACCGGGGTCCTGGCGCTCTCCTCCACCCGGCACATCTCCGCCGCCAACCGCGCGCTGAGCGCCCGCATGCCGGCGGACGTCGTGGGCCAGCCCCTGACGGCGGCCTTTCCCCAGGCCCAGGCCCCCGTCATCCAGCGACTGGAGGACCTGGTCCACGCGGCCACGAGCGACGGCCGGGTGCGCAGCCTCCACGGTGAACCGCTCTGCCTCTTCGAAGAGCCCGGCCAGTACAACGTCCACGCGGTGCCGCTGGAGCCGAACACGCCGGAGGTCCACACGCTGGTCGTCATCGAGGACCTGAGCAGCCTGCGCGCGCTGGAAGGACAACTGCTGCGCGCGGAGAAGCTGGCCACGGTGGGCGTGCTGGCGGCGGGCATCGCCCATGAGATTGGCACGCCGCTGGGCATCGTCCGCGGCCGGGCCGAGTACGTGCAGGAGAAGCTGGGACGCGAGCACCCGCAGGCGGCCGGCCTGGGCACCATCGTCGGGCAGATAGACAGGGTGAGCCGGACGCTGCGCCAGTTGCTCGACTTCTCCCGGCTCCGGCCAGCGGACGCGCAGACAGTCCCACTGGAGCCCCTGGTGCACAGCGTGCGGGAGTTGCTGTGGATGGAGGCCGAGCGGCGGCGCCTGAAGCTGGAGGTGACGGTCGCCTCGCCCGTGCCCGCGGTGGCGGCCGACCCCGACCAGTTCCAGCAGGTGCTCATCAACCTGGTGCTCAACGCGTGTGACGCGTGCGGGGCCGGCGGACGCGTCCGGCTGAGCGCGAGCATGGACACCGGAGACACACCGGGCGCCTGGGGCATGGTGCGCGTGGACGTCGAGGACAACGGCTGCGGTATCGCCCCCCGCCACGTCCACCAGGTCTTCGACCCTTTCTTCACCACCAAGAAGCGCGGCCAGGGCACCGGACTGGGCCTGACGATGGTGGCGCACATCGTGCGCAACCACGGAGGCCGTATCGAACTGGACAGCGCGCCAGAGCGAGGCACCCGCGTCACCGTGCGCTGGCCCGCCGCGGCACCCGCCGGAGAGGAGCGACATGTCGTCTAG
- a CDS encoding sigma-54-dependent transcriptional regulator has translation MSSRARVLVVDDHVEMGQMLKEPLTDDGYKVDIATGGADAIAQLRARVYDAVLCDLRMQDVDGFDVLDAARKLDPDLPVVMMTAFGGVESAVEAMKRGAFHYFTKPFRLDEVRLSLERALEQRRLRTEHRTLKQQAADRGGLGALVGSSTAMRDLYALIERVAWSGAPVLVRGESGSGKELVARALHFEGTRRAGPFVAVNCTALPHALLESELFGHVKGAFTGATTARRGLFVEADGGTLFLDEIGDMAPELQARLLRVLEDGEVRAVGADGSRTVDVRVVAATHQDLETRVKEGRFRADVFYRLNVVTLRLPPLRERREDIPALIEHFLQQAKARNPRSVVQRFSPETLAALGALPWAGNVRELENLVQRLVVLGSTEVVDLPQLRPHLPSDTSQENHPLAAAQRTIVPLRQLETEYIAWAVARCGGNKTKAAELLGIDVSTIHRRERAEGNPQR, from the coding sequence ATGTCGTCTAGAGCCAGGGTCCTCGTCGTCGACGACCACGTCGAGATGGGGCAGATGTTGAAGGAACCGCTGACGGACGACGGCTACAAGGTCGACATCGCCACCGGCGGCGCGGATGCCATCGCCCAACTGCGCGCGCGCGTCTACGACGCGGTGCTGTGCGACCTGCGCATGCAGGACGTGGACGGCTTCGACGTGCTCGACGCCGCGCGCAAGCTGGACCCGGACCTGCCCGTGGTGATGATGACGGCCTTCGGCGGCGTGGAGAGCGCCGTGGAGGCGATGAAGCGCGGCGCGTTCCACTACTTCACCAAGCCCTTCCGGCTGGACGAGGTGCGCCTGTCACTTGAGCGCGCGCTGGAGCAGCGCCGCCTGCGCACCGAGCACCGCACGCTCAAGCAGCAGGCCGCGGACCGTGGGGGCCTGGGCGCCCTGGTGGGCAGCAGCACCGCGATGCGCGACCTCTACGCGTTGATTGAGCGGGTGGCCTGGTCCGGCGCCCCGGTGCTGGTGCGCGGCGAGAGCGGCAGTGGCAAGGAGCTGGTCGCCAGGGCTTTGCACTTCGAGGGCACCCGGCGCGCGGGGCCCTTCGTGGCCGTCAACTGCACCGCGCTGCCACACGCGCTTCTGGAGAGTGAGCTGTTCGGCCACGTCAAAGGCGCCTTCACCGGCGCCACCACGGCCCGGCGTGGCCTCTTCGTGGAGGCGGACGGCGGCACGCTGTTCCTGGACGAGATTGGCGACATGGCCCCCGAACTCCAGGCCCGGCTGCTCCGCGTGCTGGAGGACGGCGAGGTGCGGGCCGTGGGCGCGGACGGCTCGCGCACGGTGGATGTGCGGGTGGTGGCCGCGACGCACCAGGACCTGGAGACGCGCGTCAAGGAAGGCCGCTTCCGCGCGGACGTCTTCTACCGGCTCAACGTCGTCACGCTGCGGCTGCCGCCCCTGCGCGAGCGCCGCGAGGACATCCCCGCGCTCATCGAGCACTTCCTCCAGCAAGCCAAGGCGCGCAATCCGCGCTCCGTCGTGCAGCGGTTCTCCCCGGAGACGCTGGCAGCGCTGGGGGCCCTGCCCTGGGCGGGCAACGTGCGCGAGCTGGAGAACCTGGTGCAGCGGCTGGTCGTGCTCGGCTCGACGGAGGTGGTGGATCTGCCGCAACTGCGCCCCCATTTGCCTTCGGACACCAGCCAGGAGAATCACCCGCTGGCCGCTGCACAGCGCACCATCGTTCCCCTGCGGCAGTTGGAGACGGAGTACATCGCCTGGGCCGTGGCCCGCTGCGGGGGAAACAAGACGAAGGCGGCCGAGCTGCTCGGCATCGACGTCTCCACCATCCACCGGCGCGAGCGCGCGGAAGGCAATCCGCAACGCTGA
- a CDS encoding OmpA family protein — MNRTLLSLIAAVSLVGCASKQKPSSLTDNLPDQHRSPTATAATSTRNADEDEEAARRAMGSLSADPVYFELDSATLRPESRDMLAQLATGLRERPLTRVTVSGHTCELGTTEYNIALGHRRAAVVRDYLRNLGVESSQLSIVSFGEERPLSDAHTEDALRRNRRAEFTFSS, encoded by the coding sequence ATGAACCGAACCCTCTTGTCTCTCATTGCCGCGGTCAGTCTGGTTGGTTGCGCCTCCAAGCAGAAGCCGTCCTCCCTGACGGACAATCTTCCGGACCAGCACCGGAGCCCCACCGCCACGGCGGCGACGTCAACCCGCAACGCCGATGAGGATGAAGAAGCAGCCCGCCGGGCAATGGGCTCGTTGTCGGCGGACCCGGTGTACTTCGAGCTCGACTCGGCCACGCTGCGGCCCGAGTCGCGCGACATGCTCGCGCAGCTCGCCACGGGCCTGCGGGAGCGCCCCCTGACGCGGGTGACGGTGTCGGGCCACACCTGCGAACTGGGCACCACGGAGTACAACATCGCGCTGGGCCACCGCCGCGCGGCCGTGGTGCGCGACTACCTGCGCAACCTGGGCGTGGAGTCCTCGCAGCTCTCCATCGTCTCCTTCGGCGAGGAGCGCCCGCTGTCGGACGCGCACACGGAAGATGCGCTCCGTAGGAACCGCCGCGCGGAGTTCACCTTCTCCTCGTAG